One genomic window of Oncorhynchus kisutch isolate 150728-3 linkage group LG26, Okis_V2, whole genome shotgun sequence includes the following:
- the nostrin gene encoding nostrin isoform X2, with product MADPVSTCAYNLLYQDLKKFSKNGEHFCKELMTVFQQRAELEISYAKGLQKLAGKLMKASKGMNDNSTYRAWCHVSDDMYSTADTHRALGSAFQAEAILEIRQVIEEHNKRKRPLDNVVERNSKLVVTNWSEQIKMKKKLVGLTREHEALFNYVEKNTHICTEKEKQKMLTRLTKSAEAQTRTDEEYFTINMDGHEIRLKWENTLKNCYQIIQEVEKQRIEVLCNILSKYNLHMASFRHTLVHRQKQIEQAIQKVDVEKDIQNLVEETSVTAEENKAKFLMTDYFEEDSKSLMEKDRRIDAIKSKLQRLGDSIAKTKKDCEGLERLVKTYSENPSFSNKKNLEETEQLIDETTLKLNLLEATHCKLSSTLAELEGKPKTLHRFSASITKWKEKDCEHSIVQLSRPVKIKKTPFRSRLRSSIIYKGPPQSVTSAEASSVEVNQVYTAVIQDTAAPGECGSVNGAMSLTDDKEGEEWCSIGKCRAVYNFRSDRDDELNMKEGDLLDIYQKEDSGWWYGILNGQIGHFPSTYIEELPMLSVVETSDV from the exons ATGGCGGACCCTGTGAGCACCTGTGCT TACAACCTGTTGTACCAAGATCTGAAGAAGTTCTCAAAAAATGGGGAGCATTTCTGTAAGGAGCTCATGACAGTATTTCAGCAAAG AGCTGAGCTGGAGATCAGTTATGCCAAGGGACTTCAGAAGCTTGCTGGAAAACTCATGAAGGCATCCAAAGGAATGAATGACAA TTCCACATACCGAGCATGGTGCCATGTATCTGATGACATGTACtctacagcagacacacacag AGCACTAGGAAGTGCTTTTCAGGCAGAGGCAATTTTAGAAATTCGACAAGTCATTGAGGAGCACAACAAGAGGAAGAGACCT CTTGATAATGTTGTTGAAAGAAATTCTAAACTTGTTGTGACGAACTGGAGTGAACAAATCAAG ATGAAGAAGAAATTGGTTGGATTGACAAGAGAGCATGAGGCCCTGTTCAACTATGTTGAAAAGAATACACACATTTGCACAGAAAAAGAAAAACAGAAG ATGCTGACCAGACTGACAAAGTCTGCTGAGGCCCAGACCAGAACAGATGAGGAGTACTTCACCATCAACATGGATGGCCATGAAATCAGACTGAAGTGGGAAAACACACTGAAAAACTGCTACCAG ATAATCCAGGAGGTTGAGAAACAGCGGATAGAAGTTCTGTGCAACATATTGAGTAAATACAACCTCCACATGGCAAGCTTCAGACACACCCTTGTACAT AGACAGAAACAAATAGAACAAGCCATCCAGAAAGTTGATGTGGAAAAGGATATCCAAAATCTGGTGGAGGAGACCAGTGTAACAGCAGAGGAGAACAAGGCTAAGTTTCTGATGACTGATTATTTT GAGGAGGACAGTAAGTCATTGATGGAAAAAGACAGGAGAATAGATGCCATCAAGTCCAAACTCCAGCGGCTGGGGGACAGTATCGCAAAAACAAAGAAAGACTGTGAAG GTCTTGAGAGACTGGTGAAGACTTATTCTGAAAACCCATCGTTCTCAAACAAAAAGAACCTGGAAGAAACGGAACAGTTGATTGATGAG ACCACTCTGAAACTGAACCTTCTTGAAGCAACTCATTGCAAACTCTCCAGCACATTGGCTGAATTGGAGGGAAAACCTAAGACTTTGCATCGATTCAGTGCCAGTATAACAAAATGGAAAGAAAAA GATTGCGAGCACAGTATTGTTCAGCTGTCCCGTCCAGTCAAAATCAAAAAGACACCGTTCAGATCGCGTTTGAGGAGCTCCATCATTTACAAAGGACCCCCTCAGAGTGTGACATCAGCAGAGGCCTCATCAGTAGAAGTAAACCAAGTCTACACTGCTGTCATCCAAGATACTGCAGCCCCAGGGGAATGTGGCTCTGTCAATGGAGCCATGTCCTTGACTGATGACAAGGAAGGAGAAG AGTGGTGTAGCATTGGGAAATGCAGAGCGGTTTACAATTTCAGATCAGACAGAGATGATGAGTTGAATATGAAAGAAG GAGACCTTCTTGACATCTATCAAAAAGAAGACAGCGGTTGGTGGTATGGGATATTGAATGGACAGATAGGCCATTTTCCATCAACCTACATTGAGGAGCTGCCCATGTTAAGTGTTGTAGAAACATCAGATGTATGA
- the nostrin gene encoding nostrin isoform X1 yields MADPVSTCAYNLLYQDLKKFSKNGEHFCKELMTVFQQRAELEISYAKGLQKLAGKLMKASKGMNDNSTYRAWCHVSDDMYSTADTHRALGSAFQAEAILEIRQVIEEHNKRKRPLDNVVERNSKLVVTNWSEQIKMKKKLVGLTREHEALFNYVEKNTHICTEKEKQKMLTRLTKSAEAQTRTDEEYFTINMDGHEIRLKWENTLKNCYQIIQEVEKQRIEVLCNILSKYNLHMASFRHTLVHRQKQIEQAIQKVDVEKDIQNLVEETSVTAEENKAKFLMTDYFEEDSKSLMEKDRRIDAIKSKLQRLGDSIAKTKKDCEGLERLVKTYSENPSFSNKKNLEETEQLIDETTLKLNLLEATHCKLSSTLAELEGKPKTLHRFSASITKWKEKDCEHSIVQLSRPVKIKKTPFRSRLRSSIIYKGPPQSVTSAEASSVEVNQVYTAVIQDTAAPGECGSVNGAMSLTDDKEGEGAEWCSIGKCRAVYNFRSDRDDELNMKEGDLLDIYQKEDSGWWYGILNGQIGHFPSTYIEELPMLSVVETSDV; encoded by the exons ATGGCGGACCCTGTGAGCACCTGTGCT TACAACCTGTTGTACCAAGATCTGAAGAAGTTCTCAAAAAATGGGGAGCATTTCTGTAAGGAGCTCATGACAGTATTTCAGCAAAG AGCTGAGCTGGAGATCAGTTATGCCAAGGGACTTCAGAAGCTTGCTGGAAAACTCATGAAGGCATCCAAAGGAATGAATGACAA TTCCACATACCGAGCATGGTGCCATGTATCTGATGACATGTACtctacagcagacacacacag AGCACTAGGAAGTGCTTTTCAGGCAGAGGCAATTTTAGAAATTCGACAAGTCATTGAGGAGCACAACAAGAGGAAGAGACCT CTTGATAATGTTGTTGAAAGAAATTCTAAACTTGTTGTGACGAACTGGAGTGAACAAATCAAG ATGAAGAAGAAATTGGTTGGATTGACAAGAGAGCATGAGGCCCTGTTCAACTATGTTGAAAAGAATACACACATTTGCACAGAAAAAGAAAAACAGAAG ATGCTGACCAGACTGACAAAGTCTGCTGAGGCCCAGACCAGAACAGATGAGGAGTACTTCACCATCAACATGGATGGCCATGAAATCAGACTGAAGTGGGAAAACACACTGAAAAACTGCTACCAG ATAATCCAGGAGGTTGAGAAACAGCGGATAGAAGTTCTGTGCAACATATTGAGTAAATACAACCTCCACATGGCAAGCTTCAGACACACCCTTGTACAT AGACAGAAACAAATAGAACAAGCCATCCAGAAAGTTGATGTGGAAAAGGATATCCAAAATCTGGTGGAGGAGACCAGTGTAACAGCAGAGGAGAACAAGGCTAAGTTTCTGATGACTGATTATTTT GAGGAGGACAGTAAGTCATTGATGGAAAAAGACAGGAGAATAGATGCCATCAAGTCCAAACTCCAGCGGCTGGGGGACAGTATCGCAAAAACAAAGAAAGACTGTGAAG GTCTTGAGAGACTGGTGAAGACTTATTCTGAAAACCCATCGTTCTCAAACAAAAAGAACCTGGAAGAAACGGAACAGTTGATTGATGAG ACCACTCTGAAACTGAACCTTCTTGAAGCAACTCATTGCAAACTCTCCAGCACATTGGCTGAATTGGAGGGAAAACCTAAGACTTTGCATCGATTCAGTGCCAGTATAACAAAATGGAAAGAAAAA GATTGCGAGCACAGTATTGTTCAGCTGTCCCGTCCAGTCAAAATCAAAAAGACACCGTTCAGATCGCGTTTGAGGAGCTCCATCATTTACAAAGGACCCCCTCAGAGTGTGACATCAGCAGAGGCCTCATCAGTAGAAGTAAACCAAGTCTACACTGCTGTCATCCAAGATACTGCAGCCCCAGGGGAATGTGGCTCTGTCAATGGAGCCATGTCCTTGACTGATGACAAGGAAGGAGAAG GTGCAGAGTGGTGTAGCATTGGGAAATGCAGAGCGGTTTACAATTTCAGATCAGACAGAGATGATGAGTTGAATATGAAAGAAG GAGACCTTCTTGACATCTATCAAAAAGAAGACAGCGGTTGGTGGTATGGGATATTGAATGGACAGATAGGCCATTTTCCATCAACCTACATTGAGGAGCTGCCCATGTTAAGTGTTGTAGAAACATCAGATGTATGA
- the spc25 gene encoding kinetochore protein Spc25 — translation MNCITDANIGNWFSSTMEDIRNKMLFQGTAEMTETGMDWVQTHRKTVRSVLDTCSKKSKDDEIIFETIDSYKTDLENKNASLVEKRNAIAKRLSEVEGKNEQKSKIIEKIEMIRVEQAKKKELIVSQNKANKDRLKNLNKAKQVFQGRLGLEIRKIHGEKLQFIFRDINQKDSECVYTFMLRISEGGLYQIVSSDPPLDCMAHLEQRLQETNNFSAFLANVRREFLALKPE, via the exons ATGAACTGCATTACAGATGCAAACATTGGGAATTGGTTTAGTAGCACAATGGAAGACATTCGCAACAAAATGCTTTTTCAGGGAACGGCCGAGATGACTGAGACCGGCATGGATTGGGTTCAAACCCACCGAAAGACCGTCAGATCTGTTCTCG ATACGTGTTCAAAGAAATCCAAGGATGATGAAATAATATTTGAAACGATAGACTCATATAAAACAG ACTTGGAAAATAAAAATGCCTCATTGGTGGAGAAGAGAAATGCCATTGCGAAGAGACTGTCTGAAGTGGAAGGGAAGAACGAACAGAAAAGCAAGATCATTGAAAAGATTGAGATGATCCGAGTGGAACAAGCCAAGAAAAAAGAAT TGATTGTGTCCCAAAACAAAGCCAACAAGGACAGACTGAAAAATCTCAATAAAGCCAAGCAGGTGTTTCAGGGTCGGCTGGGATTGGAAATTAGAAAAATTCACG GAGAGAAATTGCAGTTTATCTTCCGAGACATCAACCAAAAAGACTCGGAATGTGTATACACCTTCATGCTGAGGATCAGCGAAGGAGGATTATACCAGA ttgtgtctagtgACCCACCACTGGACTGCATGGCTCACTTGGAGCAGAGACTCCAGGAGACCAACAACTTCTCTGCCTTCCTTGCAAATGTCCGGAGAGAATTTCTCGCTCTAAAACctgaatag